In the genome of Candidatus Methylomirabilota bacterium, the window TCGCCCATGAAGGTGAGCATCTCCAGGGCGATGGACTGGTCGAAGATGGGGCCGGCCATGCGGAGCCAGTTGTTCAGGGAGCGCTTGGTCCACCGGATCGCCTGCTGGCTACCCAGGGCGAGCTTGTCGGCGACCTCGAAGGCCTTGGTCAAGAGCTCGCCGGGGGGAACGCAGAGGCTGACCAGGCCGATGCGCTCGGCCTCCCGGCCGTCGATGAAGTCCGAGGTGAGCAGGTAGTACTTGGCCTTGGCCATCCCGCAGAGCAGCGGCCACAGGATGGCCGCGTGATCGCCGGCCACCACGCCGAGCCGGGTATGGCCGTCGGTGAAGCGCACGTTCTCCGCGATGATGCTCACGTCGGCCAGCAGGGCCACCACCAGCCCGGCCCCGACGGCCACGCCGTTGATGGCCGAGACGACCGGCTTGTCGAGGTTGATCATGTTGTAGACGATGTCCGAGGCCTCGCGTACCGTCCGGGCCAGCCGGCGGGGGTCGGTGGCGTTGGCCTCCACCATGTCGAGGTCGCCGCCGGCGGAAAAGGCCCGGCCGGCGCCGGTGACGACGGCCACCCGGGTGTCGGGATCGGCATCGATGGTCAGCCAGATCTGGGTCAGCTCCCAGTGGAGCCGGTCGTTGGTGGCGTTGAGCACCTCCGGGCGGCTGATGGTGATGAGCAGCACGCCGTTCTTCCGGCGCTCGAAGAGCAGGTGCTTGTACTCGGCGTAGTCCATCGGCGCTCTCCCTCCGGGTGCGATCCGGCTTCTTCTACACCGCGTGGGCGCGATTGACAAGGTGCGCGCGCCAACGATAATGGGCCAACTTACCCTCGCCCGCTCACAGGAGGAACGCCATGGGTCGACGCGGCCTGCTCGGCATCGCCCTCGTAGCCGTCATCGCGCTCTCGCTCGGCCTGCCTCCGGCGTTCGGGCAGACGCCCAAGCGGGGCGGGGTGCTGCGGATCGCGGACCGCGAGGCCCCCAACCTCGATCCCCACCTCTCGGTGAGCTTCATCACCCACACGTGGGCGAGCATGGTCTACAGCCATCTGGTGCGCTTCCCCTACGGTCCGGAGCAGAAGCACTCCGGCGACTTCTCGATCGTGCCCGACCTCGCCCAAAAATGGGAGTACAAGACCCCGACCACCGTCGTGTTCACGCTCCGCAAGGGCGTCAAGTTCCACAACAAGCCCCCCGTCAACGGGCGCGAGGTGACGGCCGACGACGTCAAGTACTCGCTCGAGCGCTTCATGGCCAAGTCGGGCTTCCGCTCCCGCTTCGACCAGGTCCAGTCGATCGAGGCGGTGGACCGCCACACCGTCCGCGTGACCCTGAAGGAACCCTACGCGCCGTTCCTCAACCACCTGGCCAGCCCCTCCTACGCCGTCATCCTTCCCCGGGAGGTCGAGCAGCGCCACAAGGACTTCAACCACCCGGACGCCGTGATCGGGACCGGTCCCTTCGTGCTGAAGACTTACGAGCGCGGGGTGCGCGTCGTCTTCGAGCGGAACCCCGATTACTTCATGAAGGGGCAGCCCTATCTCGACGGGGTGGTGATCGAGATCACCCCGGACGCCTCGGCCCGGCTCAGCGTGTTACGGGCCGGCAAGGTGGATCTCGGGCACATGTGGGGCTGGCTCTCCCCCGAGCAGGGCAAATCGGTGCAGAAGACGAACCCCGAGATGGTCGTCACCCCCACGATGGTCGTCGGGCAGGGCGTGATCTACATGCGCACCGACCAGCCGCCCTTCAACGACGTCCGCGTGCGCCGGGCCATCGCGCTGGCCATCGATCGCAAGGGCTGGAACGACGCGCTGCTGTTCGGCGAGGGCTG includes:
- a CDS encoding ABC transporter substrate-binding protein, with the translated sequence MGRRGLLGIALVAVIALSLGLPPAFGQTPKRGGVLRIADREAPNLDPHLSVSFITHTWASMVYSHLVRFPYGPEQKHSGDFSIVPDLAQKWEYKTPTTVVFTLRKGVKFHNKPPVNGREVTADDVKYSLERFMAKSGFRSRFDQVQSIEAVDRHTVRVTLKEPYAPFLNHLASPSYAVILPREVEQRHKDFNHPDAVIGTGPFVLKTYERGVRVVFERNPDYFMKGQPYLDGVVIEITPDASARLSVLRAGKVDLGHMWGWLSPEQGKSVQKTNPEMVVTPTMVVGQGVIYMRTDQPPFNDVRVRRAIALAIDRKGWNDALLFGEGCIDSGPVPCAMKDWKLDAAKLEPARAKYLVGYDPAEAKALLTQAGLGGGLTVPMFHWPGYAPPWRSYYELAADNLGKIGLTAELKPEEYGKYISTTYLGKFEKMAIGPITPFTEVDDFLYGTHVPEQPNNRSHVADAELNKLLVAQRRELDPAKRREIIDRIQRYLADKAYYVYLPNAPQYITHPPHVKGFKHHDGYGLGMRLMHTWLDR
- a CDS encoding enoyl-CoA hydratase/isomerase family protein codes for the protein MDYAEYKHLLFERRKNGVLLITISRPEVLNATNDRLHWELTQIWLTIDADPDTRVAVVTGAGRAFSAGGDLDMVEANATDPRRLARTVREASDIVYNMINLDKPVVSAINGVAVGAGLVVALLADVSIIAENVRFTDGHTRLGVVAGDHAAILWPLLCGMAKAKYYLLTSDFIDGREAERIGLVSLCVPPGELLTKAFEVADKLALGSQQAIRWTKRSLNNWLRMAGPIFDQSIALEMLTFMG